The Methylomagnum ishizawai genome has a window encoding:
- a CDS encoding glycoside hydrolase family 73 protein, translating into MAGVKIPVEAELGDISKAVEQLVARVRSATDDLRRGLEVTLDTGRAQRDIDALIAKLGELDAKIGQARSVGIDTAGAAARSTEARQAQGAYQAELDRAERDMEAWQKSIGGGPMASWQANLSGAGGGAFDFRPAVQMAEALTGRVAAATTHTDRLRRAQREYREEVRGTAEEWAKLTGQGFTERQAEAANTWLGQHIASEGRFAPFMRGFGVGDVGSDGWREQFGTPGAAKRIAQGIAAGGMGAAGMEAPGHQWAERFAKGATGVAANAILNGGDGGAMGMAGGALGGLLPGVGGVAGAVVGAAVGGAVDRGMEKALAEALETSALRKNLGGLSEEFDQLRAVARAASDGLGMTATEFMGAERRFAGMAGTRPEEARNLVAETRGASQFARSLGTGPDSAIAFFASQRQFGVTRDEEGSRRMALAIAEALNKGGLFAKADELMQAVAEFTAQAARTGRTAPDVGGYVDLLGTLTARGGPYERDIQGAVSLFQRMDAGFRGPGSEGWNNFLLGQYQGAAGRNFDAFDLQVMKEGGLLGTLRGGWNSVAKGADAATAAHWKSMMGGGADVATLDLIMPGIMREAGGNRRMAAQMLHENMGIGSREAYDWLGLAKQPGGATGILKRLQGLKVDTDNVPMGNLLALAQLATGNREDLMKQARRLMSGDGYEAVAGTDRDRLEKAMGGSDADLRQTVIDLTKDREMKDLAESSLDTQKRIEQGIASISSNLLELKAAALAKMFGSPGTYAQTMKDWALAGDVADRDSVVDPALTRMKERGDRIAFLRNALAHGEYPNGPHGTHVPPETLQGYKTELDRLLAEHQRDSALVKGAFERYTSKEQSYDRQEFIRRIQPAAERAAEKHHIPADVLMAHAAQETGWGKHVHDNNLFNITGSYHGQSVVRGDTDATGKRIGQRFKVYGSIDESFEDLADLLSRKYPGAVGAKSAYEYGAALKKGGYAADPGYAKHIDERAQEVRRITGTPLPPGTAQYGADGRISVDPMRIEVTHTHTDPSGVPIAPPQIQTYTAKPRLNPGRPPLSGLF; encoded by the coding sequence ATGGCCGGCGTCAAAATCCCTGTCGAAGCCGAGTTGGGCGATATTTCCAAGGCGGTCGAACAACTCGTCGCCCGCGTCCGGTCGGCGACGGACGACCTGCGGCGCGGCCTCGAAGTCACCCTCGACACCGGCCGCGCCCAGCGGGACATCGACGCGCTCATCGCCAAGCTGGGCGAACTGGACGCCAAGATCGGACAGGCCCGGTCCGTCGGCATCGACACGGCGGGCGCGGCCGCGCGGTCCACCGAGGCCCGGCAGGCCCAGGGCGCGTACCAAGCCGAACTGGACCGGGCCGAGCGGGACATGGAGGCATGGCAAAAGTCCATCGGCGGCGGCCCCATGGCGTCGTGGCAGGCCAACCTGTCCGGCGCGGGCGGCGGCGCGTTCGACTTCCGCCCGGCGGTCCAGATGGCCGAAGCCCTCACGGGCAGGGTGGCGGCGGCGACCACCCACACCGACCGGCTCAGGCGGGCGCAGCGCGAATACCGCGAGGAGGTGCGCGGCACGGCGGAAGAATGGGCGAAGCTCACGGGACAAGGCTTCACCGAGCGGCAGGCCGAGGCGGCGAATACATGGCTGGGCCAGCACATCGCCAGCGAGGGCCGGTTCGCGCCGTTCATGCGCGGCTTCGGGGTCGGCGACGTAGGCTCCGACGGGTGGCGGGAACAATTCGGCACGCCCGGCGCGGCCAAGCGCATCGCCCAGGGCATCGCCGCCGGCGGTATGGGGGCGGCGGGGATGGAAGCGCCCGGCCACCAGTGGGCGGAAAGATTCGCCAAGGGCGCGACCGGCGTCGCGGCCAACGCCATCCTGAACGGGGGCGACGGCGGCGCGATGGGGATGGCCGGGGGCGCCCTGGGCGGCTTGTTGCCCGGCGTGGGCGGCGTCGCCGGGGCCGTGGTGGGGGCCGCCGTGGGCGGCGCGGTGGACCGGGGCATGGAAAAGGCCCTGGCCGAAGCCCTGGAGACCTCGGCGCTCAGGAAGAACCTGGGCGGCCTGTCGGAGGAATTCGACCAATTGCGGGCCGTGGCGCGGGCGGCGTCGGACGGCCTGGGCATGACCGCCACCGAATTCATGGGGGCGGAGCGCCGCTTCGCCGGGATGGCGGGCACGCGCCCCGAGGAGGCCCGCAACCTCGTGGCCGAGACCCGCGGCGCTTCGCAGTTCGCCCGCTCGCTGGGCACCGGGCCGGATTCGGCCATCGCCTTCTTCGCCAGCCAACGCCAGTTCGGCGTCACCCGCGACGAGGAAGGCTCGCGCCGGATGGCCCTCGCCATCGCCGAAGCCCTCAACAAGGGCGGCCTGTTCGCCAAGGCCGACGAGCTCATGCAGGCCGTGGCCGAGTTCACGGCCCAGGCGGCGCGCACCGGCAGGACCGCGCCCGACGTGGGCGGCTATGTGGACCTGCTGGGGACGCTGACGGCGCGGGGCGGCCCCTACGAGCGGGACATCCAGGGCGCGGTGTCGTTGTTCCAGAGGATGGACGCCGGGTTCCGGGGGCCGGGCAGCGAGGGCTGGAACAATTTCCTGCTGGGCCAATATCAGGGCGCGGCGGGTCGGAATTTCGACGCCTTCGACCTGCAAGTCATGAAGGAGGGCGGCTTGTTGGGGACGCTGCGGGGCGGCTGGAACAGCGTCGCCAAAGGCGCTGATGCGGCGACGGCGGCGCACTGGAAATCGATGATGGGCGGGGGCGCGGATGTCGCCACCCTGGACCTCATCATGCCCGGCATCATGCGCGAGGCGGGCGGGAACCGGCGCATGGCCGCGCAGATGCTCCACGAGAACATGGGCATCGGTTCACGGGAAGCGTACGACTGGCTGGGGCTCGCCAAGCAGCCCGGCGGCGCGACCGGCATCCTGAAGCGGTTGCAGGGCTTGAAGGTGGACACGGACAACGTGCCCATGGGCAACCTGCTGGCCCTGGCCCAACTCGCCACCGGCAACCGCGAAGACCTGATGAAGCAGGCCCGGCGCTTGATGTCGGGCGATGGCTACGAGGCCGTGGCCGGGACCGACCGCGACCGGCTGGAAAAGGCCATGGGCGGCTCGGATGCCGACCTCCGGCAAACCGTCATCGACCTGACCAAGGACCGCGAGATGAAGGACCTCGCGGAATCGAGCCTCGACACGCAAAAGCGGATCGAACAGGGTATCGCCTCCATATCCTCGAACCTGCTGGAACTCAAAGCCGCCGCGCTCGCCAAGATGTTCGGTTCGCCGGGGACGTATGCCCAGACTATGAAGGATTGGGCATTGGCGGGGGATGTCGCGGATCGGGATAGCGTGGTGGACCCCGCGTTGACCCGGATGAAAGAGCGGGGCGACCGTATCGCCTTCCTGCGTAATGCGTTGGCACATGGGGAATATCCGAATGGCCCCCATGGAACGCATGTGCCGCCGGAAACCTTGCAGGGTTATAAGACCGAATTGGATCGGTTGCTGGCGGAGCATCAGCGGGATTCGGCGCTCGTCAAGGGGGCGTTTGAGCGATACACCAGCAAGGAACAATCCTACGACCGCCAGGAATTCATCCGCCGGATCCAACCGGCGGCGGAGCGTGCCGCTGAGAAGCACCACATTCCCGCCGATGTGCTGATGGCGCACGCCGCCCAAGAGACCGGCTGGGGTAAACATGTCCACGACAACAACCTATTCAATATCACCGGCAGCTATCACGGCCAAAGCGTGGTGCGCGGCGATACCGATGCCACCGGAAAGCGCATCGGCCAGCGTTTCAAAGTCTACGGGTCCATCGACGAGAGCTTCGAGGACTTGGCCGACCTGTTGAGCCGCAAATATCCGGGCGCGGTCGGCGCGAAGTCGGCCTACGAATATGGCGCTGCCTTGAAGAAGGGAGGGTATGCCGCCGACCCTGGGTATGCCAAGCATATTGACGAGCGGGCGCAGGAGGTACGTCGCATCACGGGAACCCCGCTCCCGCCCGGCACGGCGCAATACGGCGCGGATGGGCGCATCAGTGTGGACCCCATGAGGATCGAGGTCACGCATACCCATACCGACCCTTCCGGTGTCCCCATCGCGCCGCCGCAAATCCAGACCTACACCGCCAAGCCCCGCTTGAATCCGGGGCGTCCGCCGCTTTCGGGGCTTTTCTAG
- a CDS encoding phage antirepressor N-terminal domain-containing protein — MNAHAQVAPSVPATVNFHGQPLITFLYNGEPYAAMKPIVEGMGLQWAAQEKRIKRNPILSTCMSMMDIQMPGDDQRREVIALPLKLLNGWLFGVDVNRVKPALRETILAYQCECYDVLYRHWHREPAAPSPKPTHPEQVEIPFSLPNTRLLVTIESGRVVHVEVVGEGAVVVDTANEDEITRFLDKHVAPDLLPFAAIHCIARMGKMINRIEAGNQAC, encoded by the coding sequence ATGAACGCACATGCCCAAGTCGCGCCTAGCGTCCCCGCGACCGTCAATTTTCACGGTCAACCTCTGATCACTTTTCTCTACAACGGCGAACCTTATGCCGCCATGAAGCCTATTGTTGAAGGCATGGGCCTTCAATGGGCGGCACAAGAAAAGCGCATCAAGCGCAATCCGATTCTTTCGACCTGCATGTCCATGATGGACATTCAGATGCCCGGCGACGACCAGCGCCGCGAAGTCATCGCCCTCCCACTCAAGCTCCTGAACGGCTGGCTGTTCGGCGTGGACGTGAACCGCGTCAAGCCGGCATTGCGGGAAACCATCCTCGCCTACCAGTGCGAATGCTACGACGTGCTGTACCGGCACTGGCACCGCGAACCCGCCGCGCCCAGCCCCAAGCCCACCCACCCCGAACAAGTGGAAATCCCATTCTCACTACCCAACACCCGGTTGTTGGTGACTATCGAAAGCGGGCGCGTCGTTCACGTCGAGGTGGTCGGCGAGGGCGCGGTGGTGGTCGATACGGCCAACGAGGATGAAATCACGCGCTTCCTCGACAAGCACGTCGCCCCCGACCTCCTCCCCTTCGCCGCCATCCATTGCATAGCCAGGATGGGGAAGATGATCAACAGAATAGAGGCCGGGAACCAAGCCTGCTGA
- a CDS encoding trypsin-like peptidase domain-containing protein, producing MSLNGFKWNQAELEEFHPLNDNLVSIISSKENILKPIGTGFIVGAYGGFSIAITAAHNFEEVKNIQNPRLRYHSSALSEFIPNLEVINIDKKSLRVFCTNREEVEACIIGWAAWNKKSDIAIFSLHHQDKANSSFFRNELLLDDCIPKVGDEVGLFGYYDMDIKIEKYSNQNLIDFKFKRQLILRCGIIKNIYNEGHILCRGPCIETSIPVFPGMSGGPVAKLGREGEPIKPFGIISSDPEDAHQNKFNRSISGASIVALLGSSINFSLDGQRKAFLKLKDAFFVKNEDFL from the coding sequence ATGTCTCTTAATGGATTCAAATGGAATCAAGCAGAACTTGAAGAATTTCACCCTCTTAATGATAACTTGGTTTCAATAATTTCTTCTAAAGAAAATATATTAAAACCAATTGGCACTGGTTTTATAGTGGGGGCTTATGGCGGGTTCTCGATTGCTATAACAGCAGCTCATAACTTTGAGGAAGTTAAGAACATTCAGAATCCAAGACTACGCTACCACTCAAGCGCATTATCAGAGTTTATTCCAAATTTAGAAGTAATTAATATCGATAAAAAATCATTAAGGGTTTTCTGTACAAATAGGGAAGAGGTAGAAGCATGTATTATAGGTTGGGCAGCATGGAATAAAAAATCAGACATCGCGATTTTTTCCCTTCATCATCAAGATAAAGCTAATTCATCTTTTTTTCGGAACGAATTACTTCTTGATGATTGCATTCCAAAAGTTGGGGATGAAGTTGGCCTTTTTGGCTATTATGATATGGATATAAAAATTGAAAAATATTCAAATCAAAATTTGATAGATTTTAAGTTTAAAAGGCAGTTAATTCTTAGATGCGGAATAATAAAAAATATATACAATGAAGGACATATTTTATGCAGAGGTCCATGCATAGAAACATCAATACCAGTTTTTCCTGGAATGAGCGGAGGACCGGTTGCTAAACTTGGTAGAGAAGGCGAGCCAATTAAGCCATTTGGAATCATATCCTCCGATCCAGAGGATGCTCACCAAAATAAATTTAATAGAAGCATCTCTGGTGCTTCAATTGTTGCTTTGCTTGGCTCTAGCATTAATTTTAGTCTTGATGGGCAAAGAAAAGCTTTTTTAAAGTTAAAAGATGCTTTTTTTGTTAAAAACGAAGATTTTTTATGA
- a CDS encoding GIY-YIG nuclease family protein: MPNIIYVLTNEAMPNMVKIGLTNDSVETRIAQLSSHSGVPLPFECYFAAEVNDCVKLEKTLHQLFSENRVNPKREFFKIDPEKVVLAISIGDFTEVTPGVAEFDKEEQAALEKAKARRPRLKLDALGIKPGDVLTCSRDEMLTATVVDGGKVDFQGETLSLSAAALKALHSLGYKTPSASGSDYWIFDGELLDERRRRMEAEQFDETLPASV, translated from the coding sequence ATGCCAAATATAATCTATGTACTTACCAATGAAGCCATGCCGAATATGGTTAAAATTGGGTTAACCAATGACAGCGTGGAAACACGAATTGCTCAACTCAGCTCGCATTCAGGTGTTCCGTTGCCGTTTGAGTGTTATTTCGCCGCTGAAGTCAATGACTGCGTCAAACTGGAAAAAACCCTCCATCAGCTTTTCTCGGAAAACCGTGTCAATCCAAAGAGGGAGTTTTTCAAAATCGACCCGGAAAAAGTGGTGCTTGCCATAAGCATCGGGGATTTTACGGAAGTCACCCCCGGAGTGGCCGAATTCGATAAGGAAGAACAAGCCGCCCTTGAAAAGGCAAAGGCGCGTCGCCCCCGGCTCAAGCTCGACGCTTTGGGCATCAAACCTGGGGATGTCCTTACCTGCTCGCGGGATGAAATGCTTACTGCCACGGTGGTCGATGGCGGAAAAGTAGACTTCCAAGGGGAAACCCTTAGTCTTTCAGCGGCGGCCCTTAAGGCGCTCCATAGTCTGGGTTACAAAACACCTTCCGCAAGTGGTTCGGATTATTGGATATTCGATGGCGAATTGCTTGATGAAAGGCGTCGTCGTATGGAAGCGGAGCAATTCGACGAAACTTTGCCAGCCAGTGTCTGA